One region of Flavobacterium sp. KACC 22763 genomic DNA includes:
- a CDS encoding NUDIX hydrolase: protein MEKLQNIRIAVDAIVFGYKNNGLYALLIEQKFGSAEKYWALPGGLVQNDESLSDAVIRELHEETNVQLTFMEQLYTFGDDIYRDSRNRVISVAYYALVDASNLEIKADTDAERVQWFKIDEIPPLAFDHNLILEKGIERLKAKLTYEPIGFDLLPEEFLFSDLENLYCTILEKEIDRRNFRKKILSYGILEETEKFSPIKTGRPAKLFKFNKLKYNELIDKGFHFEIKFA from the coding sequence ATGGAAAAATTGCAAAATATTAGAATTGCTGTAGATGCAATTGTTTTCGGATATAAAAACAATGGTTTATATGCGCTTTTGATTGAACAGAAATTTGGTTCGGCAGAAAAATATTGGGCATTGCCTGGAGGTTTAGTTCAAAATGATGAATCTTTGAGTGATGCTGTTATTCGCGAATTGCATGAAGAAACCAATGTACAATTGACTTTTATGGAACAGTTGTACACTTTTGGAGATGATATTTACAGAGATTCTAGAAACCGAGTTATTTCAGTGGCATATTATGCTTTAGTTGATGCCTCGAATTTGGAGATTAAAGCTGATACAGATGCCGAACGAGTACAGTGGTTTAAGATAGATGAAATTCCACCTTTGGCATTCGACCATAATTTGATCTTAGAAAAAGGAATAGAAAGGCTCAAAGCCAAATTGACATACGAACCAATTGGTTTCGATTTACTTCCAGAAGAATTCTTGTTTTCAGATCTTGAAAACCTTTACTGCACGATTTTAGAAAAAGAAATCGACCGCAGAAACTTTAGAAAAAAAATACTGAGCTATGGTATTTTAGAAGAAACAGAAAAATTTTCACCAATTAAAACAGGCCGTCCGGCAAAGCTTTTTAAGTTTAATAAATTGAAATATAATGAGTTAATTGATAAAGGCTTTCACTTCGAAATAAAGTTTGCGTAA